Proteins co-encoded in one Chloroflexota bacterium genomic window:
- a CDS encoding adenylyltransferase/cytidyltransferase family protein, which yields MKRKLITVAVSGAFDPIHVGHIAYIREAAKLGDRLVVILNNDNFLLRKKGFVFRPFEDRKEILESIKGVDEVISSVDDDQTVCKTLELVKPDIFAKGGYRTGPENIPEVETCQSIGCTVVTNVGGGKLRADRELDSKIKEFGKHETGTVEIDCPYCDDHPILKERCLHCRGKGKVDVGKSE from the coding sequence ATGAAAAGGAAATTAATCACGGTTGCAGTAAGTGGAGCCTTTGACCCAATACATGTAGGTCATATTGCGTATATACGAGAGGCGGCCAAACTAGGTGACAGGCTGGTGGTGATACTGAACAACGACAATTTCCTGCTTAGGAAAAAAGGGTTTGTGTTCAGGCCATTCGAGGATAGAAAAGAAATCCTGGAGAGCATCAAAGGTGTGGATGAGGTTATCTCGTCTGTGGACGACGACCAGACAGTCTGTAAAACCCTGGAATTGGTCAAGCCCGATATATTCGCCAAAGGGGGATACCGAACGGGCCCCGAAAATATTCCCGAAGTAGAGACTTGCCAATCCATCGGCTGCACAGTAGTCACCAACGTCGGAGGAGGCAAACTTCGAGCCGATAGGGAGCTGGATTCAAAGATTAAGGAATTTGGTAAGCATGAGACGGGCACGGTGGAAATCGACTGCCCCTACTGTGATGACCATCCCATATTAAAAGAGAGGTGTCTTCATTGTAGAGGCAAAGGTAAGGTAGATGTAGGAAAGTCGGAGTAA
- a CDS encoding transporter: protein MKISARNVLKGKVKEIKPGIVNTEVTVELPGGMSVVSVITKESAENLGLTKGKEVYAVIKASNVMIAVD, encoded by the coding sequence ATGAAAATCAGCGCGCGAAATGTCCTGAAGGGGAAAGTCAAGGAGATCAAGCCTGGTATAGTCAACACCGAAGTTACGGTTGAGTTGCCCGGTGGAATGTCTGTAGTATCAGTTATTACCAAAGAATCGGCGGAGAACCTGGGTCTCACCAAAGGTAAAGAGGTTTATGCTGTAATCAAGGCATCCAATGTCATGATTGCGGTGGACTGA